The proteins below are encoded in one region of Juglans microcarpa x Juglans regia isolate MS1-56 chromosome 4D, Jm3101_v1.0, whole genome shotgun sequence:
- the LOC121259657 gene encoding uncharacterized protein LOC121259657 isoform X1 has translation MDICHVPGRFPVSTLRFGHVPQNPGLPRSQTSPYWPYVAAAGGSRSETDPSGPTYRNRMFFLGMGFVAQFFAQELKNQGWVVSGTCTSILKKNELGEMGFDMYLFDANEPELVILLPSTLEIMKYHTHVVVSIPPVVGIGDPVLQHKELLRSSLTDGGNLQWLCYLSSTSVYGDCGGAWVDEDYPTSPASELANLRLIAEKRWLSLGDDLGLSTQIFRLGGIYGPGRSAVDTIIKQGALSEGQKMRAYRKFTSRIHVEDISQALTASIHLPSRRRVYNIVDDDPAPREEVFAYASDLIEKKWPGRIKQSASQSESLIGKGSRRGKKRVSNARMKKELGVRLLHPSYRSGLQSIINHMEEAL, from the exons ATGGATATATGCCACGTACCGGGCCGATTCCCGGTATCTACGCTTAGATTCGGCCATGTTCCGCAAAATCCTGGCCTTCCGAGATCTCAAACGTCACCGTATTGGCCCTATGTCGCAGCTGCTGGCGGTTCACGTTCCGAAACCGATCCTTCGGGGCCGACATATCGGAACCGGATGTTCTTTCTGGGAATGGGTTTCGTTGCACAGTTCTTTGCTCAAGAGCTCAAGAACCAAGGATG GGTTGTCTCCGGGACTTGTACAAGCATTTTGAAGAAGAATGAGCTTGGAGAGATGGGCTTTGATATGTACCTTTTCGATGCGAATGAGCCAGAGTTAGTGATTCTATT ACCGAGCACCCTGGAGATAATGAAATATCATACTCACGTTGTTGTCTCAATCCCTCCTGTAGTGGGTATTGGTGACCCG GTGCTTCAGCACAAAGAACTTTTGAGGAGTTCGCTAACGGATGGGGGGAACCTTCAATGGCTTTGTTACTTGTCATCAACTA GTGTATATGGAGATTGTGGTGGTGCATGGGTAGATGAGGA TTATCCCACTAGCCCTGCAAGTGAGTTGGCTAACTTAAGATTGATTGCTGAGAAGAGATGGCTAAGTCTTGGTGATGATCTTGGGCTCTCGACACAAATATTTCGGCTTGGAGGTATCTATGGCCCTGGTAGAAG TGCCGTTGATACAATAATTAAGCAAGGAGCATTGTCAGAAGGCCAGAAAATGAGAGCATACAGGAAATTTACATCTAGAATCCATGTTGAGGACATCTCCCAGGCACTTACAGCCAGCATTCACTTGCCATCTCGCAG gAGAGTTTACAATATTGTCGATGATGATCCAGCTCCTCGAGAAGAAGTATTTGCATATGCAAGTGACTTGATCGAGAAGAAGTGGCCTGGGCGGATCAAGCAATCCGCCTCCCAATCAGAATCATTAATTGGGAAGGGTAGTCGAAGGGGCAAGAAGCGAGTTTCCAATGCTCGTATGAAGAAGGAACTAGGCGTGAGGCTTCTTCATCCTAGCTATAGGTCAGGTCTGCAAAGCATTATCAACCATATGGAGGAGGCATTATGA
- the LOC121259657 gene encoding uncharacterized protein LOC121259657 isoform X3: MDICHVPGRFPVSTLRFGHVPQNPGLPRSQTSPYWPYVAAAGGSRSETDPSGPTYRNRMFFLGMGFVAQFFAQELKNQGWVVSGTCTSILKKNELGEMGFDMYLFDANEPELVILLPSTLEIMKYHTHVVVSIPPVVGIGDPVLQHKELLRSSLTDGGNLQWLCYLSSTSVYGDCGGAWVDEDYPTSPASELANLRLIAEKRWLSLGDDLGLSTQIFRLGGIYGPGRRRVYNIVDDDPAPREEVFAYASDLIEKKWPGRIKQSASQSESLIGKGSRRGKKRVSNARMKKELGVRLLHPSYRSGLQSIINHMEEAL; the protein is encoded by the exons ATGGATATATGCCACGTACCGGGCCGATTCCCGGTATCTACGCTTAGATTCGGCCATGTTCCGCAAAATCCTGGCCTTCCGAGATCTCAAACGTCACCGTATTGGCCCTATGTCGCAGCTGCTGGCGGTTCACGTTCCGAAACCGATCCTTCGGGGCCGACATATCGGAACCGGATGTTCTTTCTGGGAATGGGTTTCGTTGCACAGTTCTTTGCTCAAGAGCTCAAGAACCAAGGATG GGTTGTCTCCGGGACTTGTACAAGCATTTTGAAGAAGAATGAGCTTGGAGAGATGGGCTTTGATATGTACCTTTTCGATGCGAATGAGCCAGAGTTAGTGATTCTATT ACCGAGCACCCTGGAGATAATGAAATATCATACTCACGTTGTTGTCTCAATCCCTCCTGTAGTGGGTATTGGTGACCCG GTGCTTCAGCACAAAGAACTTTTGAGGAGTTCGCTAACGGATGGGGGGAACCTTCAATGGCTTTGTTACTTGTCATCAACTA GTGTATATGGAGATTGTGGTGGTGCATGGGTAGATGAGGA TTATCCCACTAGCCCTGCAAGTGAGTTGGCTAACTTAAGATTGATTGCTGAGAAGAGATGGCTAAGTCTTGGTGATGATCTTGGGCTCTCGACACAAATATTTCGGCTTGGAGGTATCTATGGCCCTGGTAGAAG gAGAGTTTACAATATTGTCGATGATGATCCAGCTCCTCGAGAAGAAGTATTTGCATATGCAAGTGACTTGATCGAGAAGAAGTGGCCTGGGCGGATCAAGCAATCCGCCTCCCAATCAGAATCATTAATTGGGAAGGGTAGTCGAAGGGGCAAGAAGCGAGTTTCCAATGCTCGTATGAAGAAGGAACTAGGCGTGAGGCTTCTTCATCCTAGCTATAGGTCAGGTCTGCAAAGCATTATCAACCATATGGAGGAGGCATTATGA
- the LOC121261637 gene encoding 26S proteasome regulatory subunit 10B homolog A-like codes for MSDVEEATRRRNAVARYRKKLLRHKELEGAVRIVREKLGASKKEFNKTADDLKSLQSVGQIIGEVIRPLDNEHLIVKANRGRRYVVGCRSKVDKEKLIAGTRVALEMKTLTILRALPREVHPVVYKMLHEDPGNVSYSAVGGLSDQIRELRESIELPLMNPELFLRVGIKPPKGVLLYGPPGTGKTLLARAIASNVDANFLKVVSSAIVDKYIGETARLIREMFGYARDHQPCIIFMDEIDAIGGRRFSRGTSADREIQRTLVELLNQLDGFDQFGKVKIIMATNRLDVLDPALLRPGRLDRKIEIPLPNEQSRMEILKIHAARIAKHGEIDYEAVVKLAEGFNGADLRNVCTEAGMSAIRAERDYVKHEDFMKAVRKLNEAKKLESSAHYSVRANFGKH; via the exons ATGAGCGACGTCGAAGAGGCTACAAGGCGTCGTAATGCCGTGGCGAGGTACCGCAAGAAACTCCTCCGGCACAAGGAACTCGAAGGCGCAGTACGAATCG TGAGAGAGAAGTTGGGGGCTTCGAAGAAAGAGTTCAACAAAACAGCAGATGACTTGAAGTCACTTCAAAGTGTTGGGCAGATCATTGGAGAAGTTATCAGGCCTCTCGACAATGAACACT TGATTGTCAAGGCAAATCGTGGCCGCAGGTATGTGGTTGGCTGTCGCAGTAAAGTGGATAAGGAAAAACTGATTGCAGGAACGAGAGTGGCTCTTGAAATGAAAACACTCACTATCTTGAGGGCTCTTCCACGTGAA GTTCATCCGGTTGTTTATAAAATGCTGCATGAAGATCCCGGTAATGTTAGCTACTCTGCTGTTGGTGGCTTATCTGATCAGATCAGAGAATTGAGAGAATCTATTGAGCTACCTCTAATGAATCCGGAGCTCTTCCTTAGAGTTGGCATCAAACCTCCTAAG GGCGTCCTTCTTTATGGACCTCCTGGTACTGGCAAGACGCTGTTAGCTAGAGCTATTGCAAGTAACGTAGATGCAAACTTCTTAAAG GTTGTTTCAAGTGCTATAGTCGATAAATACATTGGGGAAACTGCACGGTTGATACGCGAAATGTTTGGGTATGCTCGTGATCACCAG CCCTGCATCATTTTTATGGATGAGATTGATGCCATTGGTGGGCGCCGTTTCAGTAGGGGAACAAGTGCTGACCGTGAGATTCAAAGAACACTGGTGGAGTTACTTAATCAGCTTGATGGATTTGATCAGTTTGGGAAG GTCAAAATTATAATGGCAACAAACCGTCTTGATGTTCTCGATCCTGCACTTCTTCGACCAGGGCGGCTGGACAGAAAAATAGAGATTCCATTGCCGAATGAGCAATCAAGAATGGAAATCCTTAAGATTCATGCTGCCAGAATTGCCAAACATGGTGAAATCGACTATGAAGCTGTTGTAAAGCTCGCAGAG GGTTTTAATGGGGCTGATCTTCGAAATGTTTGCACGGAAGCTGGAATGTCAGCGATCCGTGCAGAACGTGATTACGTTAAGCACGAAGACTTCATGAAG GCTGTGCGGAAGCTGAACGAAGCAAAGAAACTCGAATCTAGCGCCCACTACAGTGTCAGAGCTAATTTTGGGAAACACTAG
- the LOC121259657 gene encoding uncharacterized protein LOC121259657 isoform X2 encodes MDICHVPGRFPVSTLRFGHVPQNPGLPRSQTSPYWPYVAAAGGSRSETDPSGPTYRNRMFFLGMGFVAQFFAQELKNQGWVVSGTCTSILKKNELGEMGFDMYLFDANEPEPSTLEIMKYHTHVVVSIPPVVGIGDPVLQHKELLRSSLTDGGNLQWLCYLSSTSVYGDCGGAWVDEDYPTSPASELANLRLIAEKRWLSLGDDLGLSTQIFRLGGIYGPGRSAVDTIIKQGALSEGQKMRAYRKFTSRIHVEDISQALTASIHLPSRRRVYNIVDDDPAPREEVFAYASDLIEKKWPGRIKQSASQSESLIGKGSRRGKKRVSNARMKKELGVRLLHPSYRSGLQSIINHMEEAL; translated from the exons ATGGATATATGCCACGTACCGGGCCGATTCCCGGTATCTACGCTTAGATTCGGCCATGTTCCGCAAAATCCTGGCCTTCCGAGATCTCAAACGTCACCGTATTGGCCCTATGTCGCAGCTGCTGGCGGTTCACGTTCCGAAACCGATCCTTCGGGGCCGACATATCGGAACCGGATGTTCTTTCTGGGAATGGGTTTCGTTGCACAGTTCTTTGCTCAAGAGCTCAAGAACCAAGGATG GGTTGTCTCCGGGACTTGTACAAGCATTTTGAAGAAGAATGAGCTTGGAGAGATGGGCTTTGATATGTACCTTTTCGATGCGAATGAGCCAGA ACCGAGCACCCTGGAGATAATGAAATATCATACTCACGTTGTTGTCTCAATCCCTCCTGTAGTGGGTATTGGTGACCCG GTGCTTCAGCACAAAGAACTTTTGAGGAGTTCGCTAACGGATGGGGGGAACCTTCAATGGCTTTGTTACTTGTCATCAACTA GTGTATATGGAGATTGTGGTGGTGCATGGGTAGATGAGGA TTATCCCACTAGCCCTGCAAGTGAGTTGGCTAACTTAAGATTGATTGCTGAGAAGAGATGGCTAAGTCTTGGTGATGATCTTGGGCTCTCGACACAAATATTTCGGCTTGGAGGTATCTATGGCCCTGGTAGAAG TGCCGTTGATACAATAATTAAGCAAGGAGCATTGTCAGAAGGCCAGAAAATGAGAGCATACAGGAAATTTACATCTAGAATCCATGTTGAGGACATCTCCCAGGCACTTACAGCCAGCATTCACTTGCCATCTCGCAG gAGAGTTTACAATATTGTCGATGATGATCCAGCTCCTCGAGAAGAAGTATTTGCATATGCAAGTGACTTGATCGAGAAGAAGTGGCCTGGGCGGATCAAGCAATCCGCCTCCCAATCAGAATCATTAATTGGGAAGGGTAGTCGAAGGGGCAAGAAGCGAGTTTCCAATGCTCGTATGAAGAAGGAACTAGGCGTGAGGCTTCTTCATCCTAGCTATAGGTCAGGTCTGCAAAGCATTATCAACCATATGGAGGAGGCATTATGA
- the LOC121261638 gene encoding TLC domain-containing protein 5-like: MEAYIMNIIVLGVISWTTVFLLIRRIFPKRSFDFCNRAVSTIHATLAVILTFLSVQDWGCPVCPLAAKSSPKQMQTLAVSLSYMIYDLVCCLFEKRVSLDNSIHHLISIVGIGAGLSYEKCGSEMVAALWVTEVSSPFLHLRELLKELGFRDTDLNLAVDILFAVIFTLGRMVCGPYITYVTVSASNPFVIKAMALGLQLVSAFWFYKIVRMVTHKLTKRTASKNVSSKLFTPKI, encoded by the exons atggaagcctatattatgaatataatagTGCTTGGAGTCATTTCATGGACAACAGTTTTTCTGCTAATAAGGAGGATATTCCCCAAGCGCTCGTTTGATTTCTGCAACCGGGCTGTTTCTACGATTCATGCTACTTTAGCTGTAATATTAACCTTTCTCTCCGTTCAAGATTGGGGGTGCCCAGTTTGTCCTTTGGCTGCAAAATCTTCCCCAAAGCAG ATGCAAACTCTAGCAGTGAGCCTCTCTTATATGATCTATGATTTAGTATGTTGCCTCTTTGAAAAGCGAGTCAGCCTCGACAACTCCATCCACCATCTGATCAGCATCGTTGGAATTGGCGCAGGCCTTTCCTATGAGAAG TGTGGATCAGAAATGGTAGCTGCATTATGGGTAACTGAAGTCTCCAGCCCTTTCCTCCACCTGAGGGAGCTTCTCAAAGAACTTGGATTCAGGGACACCGACCTTAATTTGGCAGTCGAT ATTTTGTTTGCAGTGATATTTACATTAGGCAGGATGGTTTGTGGGCCTTATATCACTTACGTGACTGTATCTGCTAGCAATCCTTTTGTCATAAAG GCAATGGCATTGGGCCTGCAGCTGGTTAGTGCCTTCTGGTTCTACAAAatcgtcaggatggtgacacaCAAATTGACCAAGCGGACAGCATCTAAAAACGTCTCCTCAAAACTATTCACaccaaaaatttga